The Caldisericia bacterium genomic sequence TATAAAGATTTACTCTCAACTGCAATACCACTACCTGCTGAAAATGGGGAGCTTGCAACTACATTTAAAGATAAGTTAGTAAAGAGCTCTGCAATTTCTTATATAAATCAGTTTGGTGTTGAAGCATATACATCTTTAAAAACAAATCAAACAGAAAATGAAACAAAAAGATTACTGATTGGAGATAAAATTCCATCTTTTGAAGCAACTGATATAAATGGAGAAAAAATTTCAAGTGAATTAATAAAAGGTAGAAAAACAGTTATAGTTTCAACAAATGCAACATGTGGTTCATGTATTGAAAAAACACATGCTTTTGATGAACTTATATATAAAGTTGGAAAAAATAAAAATTTTAACTATATACTCATATCTGAAACAGCAAAAGATAAAACTATTAATGAATATTTAACAAAAACAAAAAACAAAAATATGAAAATAATAATTGATACTTCTCAGGAACTTCTAAGAAAATTAACAATTGAATTTACACCTGATGTTTTATTAGTTGATATTGATGGAACTGTTGTTTATCACAATTTTCCTAATTCTCAAGATATAGAACAAAAATTAACTGAATTTCTTAAATAAATGAAACTAAAAATATTATTAGTTATATTTTTGATTTTAATTTCATTTTTCTCTTTTAATATAAATTATCTTCTAACTAAAAATAGTGAGGTTATAATTTATTATTTTTATATTGAAGGATGTCCTGAATGTGCTAGAGTTACACCTTTTCTTGAAACACTTGATGCAAGATTTAATAATTTAAATATAACAAAATTGAATATTGCTGAAACCAAAAATCAGGAATTAAGAGCAAAACTTGACGACTACTACAATGTGCCAGATGATAAAAAAGGAGTTGTTCCAGCAATTTTTATAGGAAGAAGTTTCTATATTAGAGAAAAAGATATATTTGATAATTTAAGTAAAAAAATAGAAAGTTTTGACTATTCAGAAAACGAATTTTTACTTGAAGCACTTTCAAAAGATATTTCTGGAAAAGAGAAAATAAAAGAGTATTTTGAGAAGTTTGGTGTTTTTGTAATTCTTTTTGCAGGATTAATTGATGGAGTAAATCCATGCGCATTTGCAGTTTTAATATTTTTTATAACTTTTCTTTTGACAACAGGAAGAAAAAGAGAAGATATATTAAAAGTAGGCTTCTTTTTTACTCTTGGTGTTTTTATTGCATATTTTATTTCTGGAGTTGGAATATTTAGAGTTATACAAAAATATTCTATAGTTGGGATATTTTCAAAGATTTTGTATCTTATAACAGCAGTTCTTGTTTTTACTTTTGCTGTTCTTTCATATACAGATTACTTAAAAATAAAAAGCGGGAAAGGTGAAGAAATAACTCTACAACTTCCAGGTTTTTTCAAAAAAACAGCTAGAAACATGATTAAAAAGAATTTAAACACTTCTTTTATATCACTTTCAGCATTTTTAGTTGCATTTCCAATATCCATTATAGAATTTTTATGTACAGGTCAAACATATCTTCCAACTATTGTTTATATAATTGGAATTCCAGAACTCAAAACAAAAGGAATATTGTATCTAATAATCTATAATTTTATGTTTGTTGTTCCTTTAATTCTCATCTTTCTTGGGGTTTATTTTGGTCTCTCACAAAGAGCATTAGGAAAATTGATGAGAGAAAATGTAGGAAAAATTAAATTAATTATGTCAATAATTTTCTTTATACTTAGTGGATATCTATTCTATCTTGTCTTAAAATCTTTTGGAATTATATTTTAAAGTTTTATAATTAATTAGATGAGAAAAAAAGTAATTAAAAGAAGGGTATACAAAGAAAGAAGATTGGCGCTTTTACTTATTTTAATTTTTATTGTTATTTTTCTTTTTTCATTAAGATTTTTCTCATTTA encodes the following:
- a CDS encoding redoxin family protein, which gives rise to MEKKKEIKKKESGLKTYFIISGAIIVAFVILISIFSFFNREIPLDKALKEIFGKDYKVLESKSYTLPDDPNFALSIDTVVNSKGTIVGKYSLLTIKDLSLKNIDNSIKVVVCFDDNGKISKIKPLSKIKTEKETNWNEFFSKFIGKDYKDLLSTAIPLPAENGELATTFKDKLVKSSAISYINQFGVEAYTSLKTNQTENETKRLLIGDKIPSFEATDINGEKISSELIKGRKTVIVSTNATCGSCIEKTHAFDELIYKVGKNKNFNYILISETAKDKTINEYLTKTKNKNMKIIIDTSQELLRKLTIEFTPDVLLVDIDGTVVYHNFPNSQDIEQKLTEFLK